A genome region from Maylandia zebra isolate NMK-2024a linkage group LG6, Mzebra_GT3a, whole genome shotgun sequence includes the following:
- the LOC112432642 gene encoding uncharacterized protein LOC112432642 translates to MARRGPGLPDCHLDFAAGRLDYVVERPAEEGLPEVIRILDDSLQSTTSSGEAQDTDTQRISEGVYGEYFIPLSSSPLSHEAPDADDGEQQGEYGRYFIPLSPSPSSDEAPDADVGEQQGEYGEYPPYLPVDDEEFSEQTDNSSDWNDSEEWGDWLSDDSGYDTMDERDDSPLIREHPPEPFWHDWQRPIAPGAAPIAMPPFGQANAPLFPRVVAPVGDPPAAPPSAAPSAAPSAAPSAAPPSAAPSAAPSSAAPSAASSSAAPSSVALSAAPSAAPSSAAPSAAPSSAAPSAAPSSAAPSAAPSSAAPSAASSSAAPSAASSSAALSAASSSAAPSAASSSADLSAAPSSEKRSREDICTEEVSAKRCKVSDQFDAPSTSSGSFGVRRFWERPFSLSMDDSDSD, encoded by the exons ATGGCTCGCCGTGGACCCGGACTCCCCGACTGTCACCTGGACTTCGCTGCAG GGCGTCTTGACTATGTGGTTGAACGCCCTGCAGAAGAAGGCCTTCCTGAAGTCATCAGGATCCTGGATGACAGTCTCCAGAGCACCACCTCTTCTGGTGAAGCTCAGGACACTGATACCCAGCGTATCAGCGAAGGTGTGTATGGTGAGTATTTTATCCCTCTCTCATCCTCACCCTTATCTCATGAAGCACCAGATGCTGATGACGGTGAACAGCAAGGTGAGTATGGTAGGTATTTTATCCCTCTCTCACCCTCACCCTCTTCTGATGAAGCACCAGATGCTGATGTCGGTGAACAGCAAGGTGAGTATGGTGAGTACCCCCCCTACCTACCTGTAGACGATGAAGAGTTTAGTGAACAGACTGACAATTCATCTGACTGGAACGACTCAGAAGAGTGGGGGGATTGGCTTAGCGATGACTCTGGGTATGACACCATGGATGAGAGAGATGATTCCCCTCTCATCCGGGAGCACCCTCCAGAGCCGTTTTGGCACGATTGGCAACGTCCTATTGCTCCAGGTGCTGCCCCCATCGCCATGCCGCCTTTCGGCCAGGCCAATGCCCCACTCTTCCCTCGAGTTGTTGCCCCAGTTGGTGATCCGCCAGCTGCTCCTCCCTCAGCTGCTCCCTCAgctgctccctctgctgctccctctgctgctccTCCCTCAgctgctccctctgctgctccTTCCTCAgctgctccctctgctgcttcttcctcagcTGCTCCTTCCTCAGttgctctctctgctgctccctctgctgctccTTCCTCAgctgctccctctgctgctccttcttcagctgctccctctgctgctccTTCCTCAgctgctccctctgctgctccttcttcagctgctccctctgctgcttcttcctcagctgctccctctgctgcttcttcctcagctgctctctctgctgcttcttcctcagctgctccctctgctgcttcttcctcagcTGATCTCTCTGCTGCTCCTTCCTCAGAAAAGAGAAGCAGAGAAGACATCTGCACCGAAGAGGTAAGTGCAAAGAGGTGCAAGGTGAGTGACCAGTTTGATGCCCCTTCAACATCCTCAGGTAGTTTTGGAGTCAGACGTTTCTGGGAGAGGCCTTTTAGCCTTTCCATGGATGACAGTGACTCTGATTAG
- the LOC112434942 gene encoding uncharacterized protein LOC112434942: MAGTLCLLPLLLPLCISVTANTEVALQKRVIGGDECERQYHVQLRAVYPHGPSSLCGGSLISDRWILTAAHRLKPGGGNQDKYSQEAAYQFKALGDSGGGVVHNGRIYGVSSFVGDPDFVCRAPAAFMDLCDPEYADWIRKTINP; encoded by the exons ATGGCAGGAACACTGTGTCTGCTGCCTCTTCTCTTGCCTCTGTGTATCA GTGTGACGGCTAACACAGAGGTCGCTCTGCAAAAGAGAGTCATTGGAGGTGATGAATGTGAGCGACAGTATCATGTACAGCTCAGAGCAGTTTATCCACATGGACCTTCCAGCTTGTGTGGAGGCTCTTTGATCAGCGACCGCTGGATTCTGACTGCAGCTCACCGTCTGAAGCCAGGAGG TGGGAATCAGGATAAGTACTCACAGGAAGCTGCTTATCAATTCAAAGCCCTG GGAGACTCTGGTGGAGGAGTGGTTCATAATGGCAGGATTTATGGGGTCTCTTCTTTTGTGGGAGATCCAGACTTTGTATGCAGAGCACCGGCTGCCTTCATGGACCTCTGTGATCCTGAGTATGCAGATTGGATCAGGAAAACTATCAACCCATAA
- the LOC143418911 gene encoding serine protease 1-like, protein MSAYVGIHPGPGRMVTIIDHKIFEDQTGKHDIMLLKIDPPENKIKPVVFPKCRKKMDVIQIAGHGGYTVDVNYNKLPDEPPHLQCAKMHVVECELNLHPCNSAFLWPNGNTMCYKEPRVDICKGDSGGGVMAKNNKIHGVHVGGCEPACTGPTISLKVCSYIHWIKPIITPNNGK, encoded by the exons ATGTCTGCATATGTAGGAATTCATCCAGGTCCAGGAAGAATGGTGACAATTATTGATCACAAAATCTTTGAGGAccaaacaggaaaacatgacaTCATGCTTCTGAAAATCGACCCACCAGAGAATAAGATTAAGCCTGTTGTCTTCCCTAAATGTCGCAAAAA gATGGATGTCATTCAGATTGCAGGCCATGGTGGCTATACGGTTGATGTAAACTACAACAAAC TCCCTGATGAACCGCCTCATCTCCAGTGTGCAAAGATGCATGTTGTTGAGTGTGAGCTTAACCTCCATCCATGTAATTCAGCATTCTTATGGCCAAATGGAAACACGATGTGTTACAAAGAACCTCGAGTGGACATATGTAAG GGTGATTCTGGTGGTGGAGTGATGGCCAAAAACAACAAGATTCATGGTGTGCATGTTGGTGGTTGTGAACCTGCCTGTACCGGACCAACTATTTCTCTGAAGGTCTGCTCTTACATTCATTGGATAAAGCCGATCATTACACCAAATaatggaaaataa
- the LOC106675819 gene encoding uncharacterized protein LOC106675819, translated as MPLEEESLERRSAAPACKRLRGSHTFDMLAGALDDIHCQYKIRGKVVRTTTDSGSNFVKAFHMFGAQNDADEAEDEADPETIDLTDHIDYHEASAILDEDSGLEYQLPPHQRCACHLLNLVATSDAALAESMNETYKRLSRASFAKCQAIWNKTHLANEVVEDKCELQIIRPNATKWNSANLAIERIIRIIDEKGENDIRSICEEFKVKMLSPAEVAFLREYCTTMKPLVKASNILQSESTSFMGWLLPVIQQLLSKLSRLETSSKTCVPLIRALQNGLQKRFGAMMEDPELAAAAVLLSKFKTSWTDRADVTEAALTYIKQHLETTEHESEDQQRESSDEDEFFSRPISRRLQSAVELDGYLACATDTMELLHSFSEQEVRSEENKSEQFGERNRKDEEEVDLSSSELQLEPTGCGSESRHIDDGNVFHGSELCARDTDDHFSHSYGRERFSCANPPLCTP; from the exons ATGCCATTGGAGGAAGAGTCCCTGGAAAGAAGATCTGCAGCACCAGCATGCAAAAGATTGAGAGGGTCTCACACATTTGACATGCTTGCTGGTGCGCTTGATGATATCCATTGCCAATACAAGATTAGAGGCAAAGTTGTAAGAACCACAACTGATAGTGGATCCAACTTTGTCAAGGCCTTCCACATGTTTGGGGCACAAAATGATGCAGATGAAGCTGAAGATGAAGCAGACCCAGAAACTATTGACCTGACTGACCATATTGACTACCATGAGGCAAGTGCAATTCTTGATGAAGACTCTGGTTTGGAGTATCAACTCCCGCCTCATCAGCGATGTGCATGTCACCTGCTAAACCTTGTGGCAACATCTGATGCTGCCCTAGCAGAGAGCATGAATGAAACCTACAAGAGGCTCTCCCGTGCAAGCTTTGCAAAATGCCAGGCCATTTGGAACAAAACTCATTTGGCTAATGAAGTGGTAGAGGACAAGTGTGAACTACAGATCATTCGTCCCAATGCAACAAAGTGGAATTCAGCCAACCTTGCCATTGAAAGGATAATACGCATCATTGATGAGAAGGGGGAAAATGACATCAGGAGCATTTGTGAGGAGTTCAAGGTGAAAAT GTTGAGTCCTGCAGAAGTTGCATTCCTTAGGGAGTACTGTACCACCATGAAGCCACTGGTGAAAGCTTCAAACATTCTTCAGTCTGAGTCCACTTCCTTTATGGGATGGCTCCTGCCAGTAATCCAACAACTACTGTCCAAACTTAGCAGGCTGGAGACATCAAGCAAGACATGTGTGCCACTCATCAGAGCCCTGCAAAATGGCCTTCAAAAGCGTTTTGGAGCGATGATGGAGGATCCAGAgttggctgcagctgcagtcctCTTATCCAAGTTCAAGACTTCCTGGACTGACAGAGCAGATGTAACAGAGGCTG CCTTGACATACATCAAACAACATCTTGAAACGACAGAGCATGAGAGTGAGGATCAGCAAAGAGAGTCATCTGATGAAGATGAATTCTTCTCCAGACCAATCTCCAGAAGGCTGCAAAGTGCAGTTGAGCTTGATGGTTACCTTGCTTGTGCCACAGACACCATGGAGCTGCTGCACTCCTTCTCAG AACAGGAAGTGAGATCAGAGGAGAACAAgagtgagcagtttggtgaaagGAACAGGAAGGATGAAGAAGAG GTTGATCTTTCCAGCAGTGAGCTGCAGTTAGAACCCACTGGCTGTGGATCAGAGAGCCGCCACATAGATGATGGTAATGTGTTCCATGGGTCAGAGTTATGTGCACGTGATACAGACGATCATTTTTCTCACAGCTATGGTCGTGAAAGATTCTCTTGTGCAAATCCACCTCTGTGCACACCGTGA